From a single Parambassis ranga chromosome 2, fParRan2.1, whole genome shotgun sequence genomic region:
- the LOC114427341 gene encoding rho GTPase-activating protein 6-like isoform X3 — protein sequence MGDSVFLDRQNSYLGDFTWSSLSGRSVRLMPVAIQSLSELERARLQEVAYTRLHQDYDLGCQITMPKDGQKRKKSLRRKLDSLAKEKSKDKESIPQAFSIPLSQVITNDRTHRQRQDGYRQDPPQREEHKDSSDLVSSLLQFATKRPSNKELSSSNSSLSSTSETANESTSPNTPEAAPRARRRGGMSVDSITDLDDNQSRLLEALQLSLPAETPSKKEKQRDKRLSLNPIYRQVPRVVDSCCQHIEKYGLQTVGIFRVGSSKKRVRQLREEFDRGIDVLLDEEHSVHDVAALLKEFFRDMPDPLLTKELYTAFINTTSVLDSDEQQSVTQLLVYLLPACNSDTLHRLLEFLSIVANHANDQQDKDGQEITGNKMTSLNLATIFGPNLLHKQKSSDKEFSVQSSARAEESTAVIAVLRRMIASYQTLFLVPPDLQNEVLMSLLETDPDVVDYLLRRKASQSPDLLQSEEPFTLSERRSSSDSNKASSGEVSPYDNNSPVLSERREAGSPGSELFCVPEQYSLVGQVAGWSREPGADSWGSKEEHANIWGTWHSTLKPALKNQTYTGSHGNMSEESSRSSQEGLDGLHGDGKQPTMVHRTECRPHPPVTRVCTTPQLGRPRLQLNINPPATSHINNTLGQQLVSGHGGNSKPQGGVNSGEGSPTNHGHCPPPYNAHHRLASSQSSPQLTTAQQPPLQHGKPVQSNSTATTEAQMVPQSPEWQDWQRDRWQIWQLLSSDNADTLPETLV from the exons ATGGGAGACTCCGTGTTCCTCGACAGGCAAAATTCCTACCTT GGTGACTTCACCTGGAGCAGCCTGTCAGGGCGGAGCGTGCGTCTGATGCCCGTTGCCATCCAGAGCCTGTCGGAGCTGGAGAGGGCCCGGCTTCAGGAAGTAGCCTACACCCGTTTACACCAGGACTATGACCTTGGATGTCAGATAACCATGCCAAAAG ACggacagaagaggaaaaagtCGCTGAGGAGGAAGTTGGATTCTCTTGCAAAGGAAAAGAGTAAAGACAAAG AAAGCATACCCCAGGCCTTCAGCATACCCCTGTCACAGGTCATCACTAAtgacagaacacacaggcaGCGTCAGGACGGTTATCGACAGGACCCTCCGCAGCGGGAAGAGCACAAAGACTCCTCTGACCTTGTCTCATCCCTTTTACAG TTTGCCACCAAGCGGCCGTCCAACAAGGAGCTCTCCAGCAGCAACTCTTCACTGAGCTCCACATCAGAGACCGCCAATGAGTCAACATCACCCAACACTCCCGAAGCTGCACCACGAGCACGCAGGAGG GGGGGCATGTCCGTGGACTCTATCACAGATCTAGATGACAACCAGTCACGGCTGCTCGAGGCGCTGCAACTCTCCCTGCCGGCTGAGACGCCAAGCAAAAAGGAGAAGCAACGGGACAAGAGGCTGAGCCTCAATCCCATCTACCGTCAGGTGCCCCGCGTGGTGgacagctgctgtcagcacaTCGAGAAATACG GCTTGCAGACTGTGGGGATCTTCAGAGTGGGAAGCTCCAAGAAAAGAGTCCGACAA CTGCGTGAGGAGTTTGACCGCGGCATTGATGTCCTGCTCGATGAGGAACACAGCGTTCATGATGTGGCTGCTCTGCTGAAGGAGTTCTTCAGGGACATGCCAGACCCTCTTCTCACCAAGGAGCTGTACACAGCCTTCATTAACACCACAT CAGTGTTGGACtcagatgagcagcagagtgttACTCAGCTCCTGGTGTACCTGCTCCCAGCATGCAACAGTGACACTCTGCACCGCCTCCTGGAGTTCCTGTCCATTGTAGCTAACCATGCCAATGACCAGCAGGACAAAGACGGGCAGGAG ATCACAGGGAACAAGATGACATCTCTAAACCTTGCCACCATCTTTGGCCCCAACCTGCTCCACAAACAGAAGAGCTCTGATAAAGAGTTTAGCGTCCAAAGCTCGGCCAGGGCCGAGGAGAGCACGGCCGTCATCGCTGTGCTGCGGAGGATGATCGCTAGCTACCAAACTCTCTTCTTG gtGCCACCTGATTTACAAAATGAGGTTTTGATGAGCCTTTTGGAGACAGATCCGGACGTGGTTGACTACCTTCTGAGGAGAAAAGCATCACA GAGTCCTGACTTATTGCAGTCAGAGGAGCCCTTCACCCTCAGTGAGCGGCGCTCATCCAGCGACTCCAACAAGGCGTCCAGCGGTGAGGTGTCCCCTTACGATAACAACTCCCCAGTCCTGAGTGAGCGAAGGGAAGCGGGGAGCCCAGGTAGTGAGCTCTTCTGTGTCCCAGAGCAGTACTCTCTGGTTGGGCAGGTAGCCGGCTGGAGCAGGGAGCCTGGCGCTGACAGCTGGGGCTCCAAAG AggaacatgctaacatttgggGAACATGGCACAGCACTCTGAAACCAGCACTCAAGAACCAAACATATACAG GTTCCCATGGCAACATGTCAGAGGAAAGCTCCCGTAGCTCACAGGAAGGTCTTGATGGACTCCATGGCGATGGCAAGCAGCCGACAATGGTGCATCGGACTGAGTGCAGACCCCACCCTCCGGTCACCCGGGTGTGCACCACCCCCCAGCTGGGGCGACCGCGCCTGCAGCTAAACATCAACCCCCCTGCGAcgtcacacataaacaacacactAGGCCAACAGCTAGTGAGTGGACACGGAGGTAACTCCAAACCTCAAGGTGGGGTGAACAGTGGTGAAGGCTCCCCCACTAACCATGGCCACTGTCCTCCGCCTTACAATGCCCACCATCGACTGGCCAGCTCGCAGAGCTCACCACAGCTCACAACAGCTCAGCAGCCCCCTCTGCAGCACGGGAAGCCTGTGCAGAGTAactcaacagcaacaacagaggCTCAAATGGTGCCACAGAGTCCCGAGTGGCAGGACTGGCAGAGGGACCGGTGGCAGATCTGGCAACTGCTTTCCTCGGACAATGCTGACACACTGCCTGAAACGCTGGTGTGA